From the genome of Cognaticolwellia beringensis, one region includes:
- a CDS encoding sensor domain-containing diguanylate cyclase, which yields MHKTYQHSSASDSDKTLNNILDVIVEGVWDWNGNTNIVTRSPGWYRMLGYEVGIFREDVFTWENLIHPEDYPRVMHQFERYISGVSDTYQVEYRCKKSDDSYLWIVDRGTIVARNPDGSVARMIGAHNDIHQQIMAQTDLIEQNKLLLDGNLSLEKRIAQKTFELAKKNQQLERKIIEVESVANKDPLTQIANRKSFKSELNKEIIRANRYLHPLTLVMFDLDNFKEVNDKHGHKVGDNILCNITRLVDENIRVVDWFARWGGDEFVIIFPELTEKEAHLTCEKLRVIISEYRATNIASVTCSFGIAQYQTGDSINDLFQRVDKRLYMAKELGRDQVYS from the coding sequence ATGCATAAGACCTATCAACATAGTTCAGCAAGTGATTCAGATAAAACGTTGAATAATATTTTAGATGTTATCGTAGAAGGCGTTTGGGACTGGAATGGCAATACTAACATAGTAACTCGAAGTCCTGGCTGGTATCGCATGTTAGGTTATGAGGTTGGCATTTTTAGAGAAGATGTCTTTACTTGGGAAAACCTGATCCATCCTGAAGATTACCCTAGAGTTATGCATCAATTTGAGCGCTACATTTCCGGAGTAAGTGATACTTACCAAGTAGAGTATCGTTGTAAAAAATCAGATGACAGCTATTTATGGATTGTTGATCGCGGGACTATCGTAGCAAGAAACCCTGATGGTAGTGTCGCACGTATGATTGGCGCCCATAATGATATACACCAACAAATTATGGCTCAAACCGATCTTATTGAACAAAACAAACTACTACTCGATGGTAATTTATCCTTAGAGAAAAGAATCGCACAAAAAACTTTTGAATTAGCAAAGAAAAACCAACAATTAGAGCGAAAAATAATCGAGGTTGAGTCCGTTGCCAACAAAGACCCGTTAACACAAATTGCTAATCGTAAATCTTTTAAATCCGAATTAAATAAAGAAATAATCCGCGCTAATCGTTACCTGCACCCTTTAACCTTAGTCATGTTTGATCTGGATAATTTTAAAGAGGTTAACGATAAACATGGACATAAAGTAGGTGACAATATTCTTTGTAATATAACTCGACTCGTTGATGAAAACATAAGAGTGGTCGACTGGTTTGCTCGTTGGGGTGGAGATGAGTTTGTTATTATTTTCCCTGAACTAACTGAGAAAGAGGCGCATTTAACCTGCGAAAAACTTCGAGTAATCATTAGTGAATATAGAGCAACGAATATAGCATCAGTAACCTGTAGTTTTGGTATAGCACAATATCAAACGGGTGATTCAATAAATGATTTATTTCAACGTGTAGATAAGCGGCTTTATATGGCTAAAGAATTAGGCCGAGATCAAGTTTACTCTTAA
- the rrtA gene encoding rhombosortase, with protein sequence MLQLKSLPIQTVHSLGPLIVFILATTAAIFDGQISELLIYNRSLIMTGEYWRLISGHFFHSNGNHFMLNTAAVALLWALHGQYYNYKNYLMVFMASAIVCSLGIYWFSVNIELYVGLSGVLHGFFVWGALMDIKHNEKTGYLLLIGVIAKIIHEQIYGASADVELLIGASVATDAHFYGAVGGLLAFFGGYHRANKASA encoded by the coding sequence ATGCTGCAATTAAAATCTCTCCCTATACAAACAGTGCATAGCTTAGGCCCTTTGATAGTATTTATACTTGCCACTACTGCAGCTATTTTTGATGGTCAAATTTCTGAGCTTCTAATTTATAATCGCAGCCTTATCATGACAGGTGAATATTGGCGTCTTATATCAGGTCATTTTTTTCACTCAAATGGTAACCACTTTATGCTTAATACGGCTGCCGTAGCCCTACTTTGGGCGTTACATGGCCAATATTATAACTATAAGAATTATTTAATGGTCTTTATGGCCAGTGCCATAGTGTGCAGCCTTGGTATTTATTGGTTTTCAGTAAACATTGAACTTTATGTTGGACTGTCAGGTGTTTTGCACGGCTTTTTTGTGTGGGGGGCGTTAATGGACATCAAGCATAATGAGAAAACCGGTTATCTGCTGCTAATTGGCGTTATTGCAAAAATTATTCATGAGCAAATTTACGGTGCTAGTGCGGATGTAGAGTTACTTATCGGTGCCAGTGTTGCCACCGATGCACATTTTTATGGCGCTGTCGGCGGTTTGTTGGCTTTTTTTGGCGGTTATCATCGTGCTAATAAAGCTAGTGCTTAG
- a CDS encoding FMN-binding glutamate synthase family protein — MDNMLGYLETLSALFILFLGVAVLAIIYMYIVDKTQNKHAIRRNYPVIGRFRYLFEKQGEFFRQYFFAMDREELPFNRAERSWVYRAAKNVERTVAFGSTRNLEPTGTIMFMNCAFPTLEEDAVTPSCITFGSQCRVPYITDSIFNISAMSFGALSAPAIKALSDGAAKAGCWMNTGEGGVSDYHLASGADLIFQIGTAKYGVRDEHGQLCDKMLAALAAMPQIKMFEIKMSQGAKPGKGGILPGKKVTEEIATIRGIMPGVDSISPNAHPDIKSVKDILTMVNRIRVVTGKPVGFKAVIGESLWLRDLLAEINLQGAEFAPDFITIDSADGGTGAAPQPLMDYVGLPLKESLPLVVNLLVEYGLRDRIKIICAGKLITPSKVAWAIAMGADAVNSARGFMFSLGCIQAMQCNKDTCPTGITTHNLKLQEGLDPTSKAERVANYHKYIQYGVGLIAHSCGVTQARKLDRNHVRIIQDNGLSVALDKLHPYSETKH; from the coding sequence ATGGATAACATGCTTGGCTACTTAGAAACACTTTCGGCATTATTTATATTGTTTTTAGGCGTTGCAGTATTAGCAATAATTTATATGTACATTGTTGATAAAACGCAAAATAAACACGCGATACGTCGCAATTATCCGGTCATCGGTAGGTTTAGATATTTGTTTGAAAAGCAAGGTGAGTTCTTCAGACAATATTTTTTTGCTATGGACAGAGAAGAACTGCCTTTTAATCGAGCAGAGCGCAGTTGGGTGTACCGAGCTGCAAAAAATGTAGAACGTACCGTGGCTTTTGGCTCCACACGCAATCTTGAGCCAACCGGCACTATAATGTTTATGAATTGTGCTTTTCCAACACTAGAAGAAGATGCTGTAACACCTAGTTGCATTACCTTTGGTAGTCAATGCCGAGTTCCTTACATTACCGATTCAATTTTTAATATTTCAGCCATGAGTTTCGGTGCTTTATCGGCACCAGCAATTAAAGCACTTTCAGATGGTGCTGCCAAAGCCGGTTGTTGGATGAATACCGGTGAAGGTGGTGTCAGTGATTACCATTTAGCCAGTGGTGCAGATCTTATATTTCAAATCGGTACAGCAAAATATGGCGTACGAGATGAGCATGGTCAGTTGTGCGATAAAATGTTGGCAGCATTAGCCGCGATGCCACAAATTAAAATGTTTGAAATAAAAATGAGTCAAGGGGCTAAACCCGGCAAAGGTGGCATATTACCGGGGAAAAAAGTCACGGAAGAAATTGCTACTATCAGGGGGATTATGCCAGGTGTAGATTCAATTAGTCCGAATGCGCATCCAGATATAAAGTCAGTAAAAGATATTTTGACGATGGTAAACCGGATTCGCGTAGTAACCGGCAAACCGGTAGGATTTAAAGCGGTTATTGGCGAATCCTTATGGTTAAGAGATTTACTTGCAGAAATTAACTTGCAAGGGGCTGAGTTTGCGCCAGATTTTATCACCATAGATAGCGCCGATGGCGGCACAGGAGCAGCACCGCAACCGTTAATGGACTATGTTGGTTTACCGCTAAAGGAAAGTTTACCGTTAGTGGTTAATTTACTGGTTGAATATGGTTTACGCGATCGCATTAAAATTATTTGTGCCGGCAAGCTTATTACTCCTTCAAAAGTAGCATGGGCAATAGCGATGGGGGCTGATGCAGTAAATTCAGCCAGAGGATTTATGTTTTCTTTAGGTTGTATTCAAGCCATGCAGTGTAACAAAGATACTTGTCCTACCGGCATTACTACGCATAACCTCAAGTTACAAGAAGGTTTAGACCCAACAAGTAAGGCGGAGCGAGTAGCCAATTATCATAAATATATTCAATATGGTGTTGGGTTGATAGCACATTCATGTGGTGTAACTCAGGCAAGAAAGTTAGATCGTAACCATGTACGTATTATTCAAGACAATGGCTTATCTGTCGCTCTTGATAAATTGCATCCTTATAGTGAAACTAAGCACTAG
- a CDS encoding S9 family peptidase, which yields MKLQLIAAAISISLVACASTAQKKVALESHTIITSDVAATPSAGMTNSTTITLEQIMSDPDWFGRSPESWYWGDDSQTVFYQQKRQGNPLRDLVQKNVSTEGNGDLVKLAQMHVVADSNAILNNTRTHEVYTFEGNVFVKALATQNVQQLTYTSAIESSAMFLTNGNVAYRVGNVFYAHDMSSQKIIELANLKMTDGEKPATEPLSYIASEQHELIEYVALKQRNKDLRAEQKRQLRVKNSTVTQTNFYFGKDNKIVHASLSPAGDKLVVSVAPEKSSRESSDIMPNYIAGDGHIKAEEVRSRVADNRQYAEQLYVLDLNQGTKALLNYDSLPGFDEDVLANVRKENYAREGKEYKSQKSARNIHVMQSWDPIQWQDNGKHVAIMLEAWDNKDRWIATVDFEQKSLVSQHRLHDDAWINYSFNEMGWLSNSERLYYLSEESGYAHLYVKPINGKAKALTTGNFEVNDLTVSADEQSIYFKANKKHPGIYEIYNVELTSGEVKALTDLGGMNDYALSPDESKLLIQHSEITLPPELYVKNLISNSEAIRLTHTVSEAFLAMPWAAPNVVAIESSHQDQPIYSKVYLPTGYDQSTTKNRAVMFSHGAGYLQNSHLGWSGYFREYMFHSMLVQQGYVVIDMDYRASKGYGRDWRTAIYRHMGKPEVQDMRDGVNWLVENANVDAKRVGTYGGSYGGFLTLMSMFTDPELFQSGSALRLVSDWAYYNHGYTANILNTPADDAIAYERSSPIYFAEGLEKPLLINAPMVDDNVFFQDTVRLVQRLIELEKQDFETAIYPVEPHGFVQPSSWLNEYRRIYKLFENTL from the coding sequence TGATTGGTTTGGCCGTTCACCTGAGTCATGGTATTGGGGTGACGACAGCCAAACCGTATTTTATCAGCAAAAACGACAAGGCAACCCTTTACGTGATTTAGTGCAAAAAAATGTCAGTACTGAAGGTAATGGCGACTTAGTTAAGTTAGCGCAAATGCATGTTGTTGCTGATAGCAATGCGATTTTAAATAATACCAGAACACATGAGGTATACACCTTTGAAGGCAATGTTTTTGTTAAAGCACTTGCTACTCAAAACGTGCAGCAATTAACCTACACGTCAGCGATTGAATCATCGGCAATGTTCTTAACTAATGGCAATGTTGCATATCGTGTTGGGAATGTTTTTTATGCGCATGATATGTCCAGTCAAAAAATTATTGAGCTAGCAAATTTAAAAATGACTGATGGCGAAAAGCCTGCGACAGAACCACTAAGCTATATTGCGAGTGAGCAGCACGAACTGATTGAATATGTCGCGTTAAAGCAGCGTAACAAAGATTTACGCGCTGAGCAAAAACGTCAGTTACGCGTTAAAAATAGTACAGTGACACAAACTAACTTTTATTTTGGCAAAGACAATAAAATTGTACATGCCAGTCTTTCTCCAGCTGGCGATAAATTAGTGGTCAGTGTTGCGCCAGAAAAATCGTCACGTGAAAGCAGTGATATTATGCCCAACTATATCGCTGGCGATGGTCATATTAAGGCAGAAGAAGTGCGCAGTCGCGTTGCCGATAATCGTCAATATGCTGAGCAGCTTTATGTTTTAGACTTAAACCAAGGTACGAAAGCATTATTAAACTACGACAGCTTACCGGGCTTTGATGAAGATGTGCTGGCCAATGTGCGTAAAGAAAATTATGCGCGTGAAGGTAAAGAATATAAATCGCAAAAGTCAGCACGTAATATTCATGTTATGCAAAGCTGGGATCCTATTCAATGGCAAGATAATGGCAAACATGTTGCTATTATGCTCGAGGCCTGGGACAACAAAGACCGCTGGATAGCCACCGTCGACTTTGAACAAAAAAGCTTAGTTTCTCAACATCGTTTACATGATGATGCGTGGATAAATTACAGCTTTAACGAAATGGGGTGGTTGAGCAATTCTGAGCGTTTATATTATCTTTCAGAAGAGAGTGGTTATGCACACCTATACGTTAAGCCAATAAATGGTAAAGCAAAAGCTTTAACGACAGGTAATTTTGAAGTAAATGACCTAACTGTATCTGCAGATGAACAAAGCATTTATTTTAAAGCTAATAAAAAGCACCCAGGTATTTATGAAATATATAACGTTGAACTTACCTCTGGGGAAGTAAAAGCATTAACGGATTTAGGTGGTATGAACGATTATGCGTTGAGCCCAGATGAATCTAAACTTTTAATTCAACATTCAGAAATTACTTTACCACCAGAGCTTTACGTTAAAAACTTAATTAGTAATAGCGAAGCTATTCGATTAACCCATACAGTTTCTGAAGCGTTTTTGGCGATGCCTTGGGCAGCACCTAATGTCGTGGCTATTGAATCATCACATCAAGACCAGCCGATATATTCAAAAGTTTATTTACCTACAGGCTACGATCAAAGCACCACTAAAAATAGAGCAGTCATGTTTAGCCATGGCGCGGGCTATTTACAAAACTCGCATTTAGGTTGGTCTGGTTACTTTCGTGAATATATGTTTCATAGCATGCTTGTACAGCAAGGATATGTGGTAATTGATATGGATTACCGCGCATCAAAAGGTTATGGCCGCGACTGGCGTACAGCAATATATCGTCATATGGGTAAACCTGAAGTGCAAGATATGCGTGATGGCGTTAATTGGTTAGTTGAAAATGCCAATGTTGATGCAAAACGCGTAGGGACATATGGCGGCTCTTATGGCGGATTTTTAACCTTGATGTCAATGTTTACCGACCCTGAGTTATTTCAGTCTGGCTCTGCTCTGCGCTTAGTATCAGATTGGGCCTATTACAACCATGGCTATACCGCTAATATTTTGAATACACCCGCTGATGACGCAATCGCTTATGAACGTAGCTCACCAATTTACTTTGCCGAAGGCTTAGAAAAACCCCTATTAATTAATGCCCCTATGGTAGACGATAATGTTTTTTTCCAAGACACAGTGCGTTTAGTTCAACGATTAATTGAATTAGAAAAGCAAGACTTTGAAACCGCTATTTACCCAGTAGAACCGCATGGTTTTGTACAACCTAGCTCTTGGTTAAATGAATATCGTAGAATTTATAAGTTGTTTGAAAATACCTTATAA